In a single window of the Nicotiana tomentosiformis chromosome 8, ASM39032v3, whole genome shotgun sequence genome:
- the LOC108945554 gene encoding uncharacterized protein, with translation MPMRLPSIRHSSVSSSLCQDTTRVRNNISTGRGRERGLGIGVGRGKGRGTGIEKGKGAGYDSTSTTVSAPTGFAIVASFHAATKSVYVVVGKKRTRELGFGIYTDTQSGRQVLNPETLNERVISSGRQLKNASLTNIDLGFKPSRLKWEGKAAITENQLQQQKEMQMKKKKAH, from the exons ATGCCAATGAGACTACCTAGTATCCGACATTCCAGTGTTTCTTCTTCTTTGTGTCAAGATACTACAAGAGTTAGAAATAATATTTCTACTGGGAGAGGCAGAGAGAGAGGACTAGGAATAGGAGTTGGCAGAGGAAAAGGAAGGGGAACTGGTATAGAAAAGGGGAAGGGGGCTGGTTATGATTCAACAAGTACAACAGTTAGTGCACCTACTGGATTTGCTATTGTTGCTTCTTTTCATGCTGCTACTAAATCTGTTTATGTTGTTGTTGGGAAAAAAAGAACAAGAGAACTGGGATTTGGCATTTACACAGATACACAATCTGGAAGACAAGTTCTTAAT CCCGAAACACTAAATGAAAGAGTCATCTCTAGTGGGAGACAATTAAAGAATGCATCACTTACCAATATTGATCTCGGATTCAAGCCATCTAGATTGAAATGGGAGGGAAAAGCTGCTATTACTGAAAACCAACTTCAACAACAAAAAGAGAtgcaaatgaaaaagaaaaaggctCATTAG